In bacterium, a single window of DNA contains:
- the folE gene encoding GTP cyclohydrolase I FolE yields MDRDKIEQAVRLILEAIGEDVERIGLRETPQRVATMFEEIFAGVGKDAEQELKMFTAEHHEMIIHRDIPFYSMCEHHLLPFWGFTSIAYIPKDSKVTGFSSLARIVRVLSQRPQLQETMVTDIADAIMRRLKPMGVFVVIRAQHLCLMMRGEKVHGSWTVTSAVRGVMTSEATRLEALHLMDGH; encoded by the coding sequence GTGGATCGAGATAAAATCGAACAAGCCGTCAGGCTGATTCTGGAGGCCATCGGCGAAGACGTCGAGCGGATCGGATTACGCGAAACACCGCAGCGCGTGGCCACGATGTTCGAGGAAATCTTCGCGGGGGTGGGGAAGGATGCCGAGCAAGAACTCAAGATGTTCACGGCGGAGCATCATGAGATGATCATCCACCGTGACATTCCGTTCTATTCGATGTGCGAGCATCATCTGCTGCCGTTTTGGGGGTTCACTTCCATCGCCTATATTCCGAAGGATTCCAAGGTCACGGGATTTTCATCGCTGGCGCGCATCGTTCGGGTGCTCTCGCAGCGGCCGCAGCTTCAAGAAACGATGGTAACGGACATCGCCGACGCGATCATGCGCAGACTGAAACCGATGGGAGTGTTCGTCGTGATTCGCGCTCAGCATTTGTGTTTGATGATGCGCGGGGAAAAGGTGCATGGGAGTTGGACGGTGACTTCGGCGGTTCGCGGCGTCATGACCAGTGAAGCCACGCGGCTCGAAGCGCTGCATCTGATGGATGGACACTAA